The following proteins come from a genomic window of Danaus plexippus chromosome 3 unlocalized genomic scaffold, MEX_DaPlex mxdp_34, whole genome shotgun sequence:
- the LOC116777430 gene encoding dual specificity protein phosphatase MPK-4-like isoform X2 produces MARQIADVEIHASDTRDLDDDNLDVSVDLIDDGLYLGNLACARDHKTLEQLGVTHILTVDLVPLPRSILDQTSLIIKYIKLADVPKEDLITHLPECNDFIKDSIANGGKVLVHCYFGVSRSAAVVIGYIMEKYGLCYEDAFVLVKSKRRFIGPNNGFVAQLKLFGHMEYRLNRDDPRYKQFRLKMAGQKLKQVKILPQCFADLIKPDPGLIRERPDPIVYRCKKCRRIVASQSNIIPHIPKQVKVELAKKNMRPPPSKHTGLNCAENGQLLIEKLKNLACQMMESKLTADDSPGRSEESGQDSDGAAHTGDEYMEHNVDGATCRLGPNVCRLMWFVEPMSWMKATSSPQGRLACPQCGAKIGSYSWVMGCKCPCGQKVAPAFYLVPSKVEWSNIVQNVQTTV; encoded by the exons ATGGCGAGACAGATCGCTGATGTTGAGATTCATGCGAGCGACACTCGAGACTTAGACGACGATAATCTCGATGTTAGTGTCGACCTCATTGACGATGGTCTGTATTTAG GTAACCTAGCATGTGCAAGAGATCACAAAACTCTGGAACAGCTGGGTGTGACTCATATCCTCACTGTTGACCTGGTGCCATTGCCCAGGTCGATATTGGATCAAACCAGTCTCatcatcaaatatattaaat TGGCAGATGTGCCAAAAGAAGACCTCATCACTCACCTGCCAGAatgtaatgattttattaaggaTTCCATAGCAAATGGCGGAAAAGTTTTAGTACATTG CTACTTTGGTGTGTCAAGGTCAGCGGCGGTGGTGATTGGATACATCATGGAGAAATATGGACTGTGCTATGAAGATGCCTTTGTACTGGTCAAGTCCAAGAGGAGGTTCATCGGCCCTAACAACGGGTTTGTGGCTCAGCTCAAGCTGTTCGGACATATGGAGTACCGACTCAACAGAGACGACCCCAGGTATAAGCAGTTCAGGTTGAAAATGGCTGGGCAGAAATTGAAACAAG tcaaaattcTGCCGCAGTGCTTCGCAGACTTGATAAAACCAGATCCGGGATTGATAAGGGAGCGGCCGGACCCAATAGTTTACCGCTGCAAGAAGTGTCGCAGAATCGTTGCAAGCCAGAGTAACATAATACCTCACATTCCCAAGCAGGTCAAGGTGGAACTCGCCAAGAAGAACATGAGACCGCCGCCCAGTAAACACACAGGGTTGAACTGTGCAGAAAATGGACAATTGTTGATAGAGAAGTTGAAGAATCTGGCATGCCAGATGATGGAGAGCAAACTAACAGCCGATGATAGTCCAGGGAGGAGCGAGGAGAGTGGACAGGACAGCGACGGGGCAGCTCAT ACTGGTGACGAATATATGGAGCATAACGTAGATGGCGCCACGTGTCGCCTGGGACCCAACGTCTGTAGACTGATGTGGTTCGTGGAGCCGATGTCCTGGATGAAGGCCACCAGCTCGCCCCAGGGGAGACTCGCCTGTCCACAGTGCGGCGCCAAGATAGGCAGCTACAGCTGGGTCATGG GCTGTAAGTGTCCGTGTGGCCAGAAGGTGGCTCCAGCGTTCTACTTGGTGCCGTCCAAGGTGGAGTGGTCTAACATAGTACAAAATGTTCAAACAACTGTGTAA
- the LOC116777430 gene encoding dual specificity protein phosphatase MPK-4-like isoform X1 — translation MARQIADVEIHASDTRDLDDDNLDVSVDLIDDGLYLGNLACARDHKTLEQLGVTHILTVDLVPLPRSILDQTSLIIKYIKLADVPKEDLITHLPECNDFIKDSIANGGKVLVHCYFGVSRSAAVVIGYIMEKYGLCYEDAFVLVKSKRRFIGPNNGFVAQLKLFGHMEYRLNRDDPRYKQFRLKMAGQKLKQVKILPQCFADLIKPDPGLIRERPDPIVYRCKKCRRIVASQSNIIPHIPKQVKVELAKKNMRPPPSKHTGLNCAENGQLLIEKLKNLACQMMESKLTADDSPGRSEESGQDSDGAAHVWVEYTGDEYMEHNVDGATCRLGPNVCRLMWFVEPMSWMKATSSPQGRLACPQCGAKIGSYSWVMGCKCPCGQKVAPAFYLVPSKVEWSNIVQNVQTTV, via the exons ATGGCGAGACAGATCGCTGATGTTGAGATTCATGCGAGCGACACTCGAGACTTAGACGACGATAATCTCGATGTTAGTGTCGACCTCATTGACGATGGTCTGTATTTAG GTAACCTAGCATGTGCAAGAGATCACAAAACTCTGGAACAGCTGGGTGTGACTCATATCCTCACTGTTGACCTGGTGCCATTGCCCAGGTCGATATTGGATCAAACCAGTCTCatcatcaaatatattaaat TGGCAGATGTGCCAAAAGAAGACCTCATCACTCACCTGCCAGAatgtaatgattttattaaggaTTCCATAGCAAATGGCGGAAAAGTTTTAGTACATTG CTACTTTGGTGTGTCAAGGTCAGCGGCGGTGGTGATTGGATACATCATGGAGAAATATGGACTGTGCTATGAAGATGCCTTTGTACTGGTCAAGTCCAAGAGGAGGTTCATCGGCCCTAACAACGGGTTTGTGGCTCAGCTCAAGCTGTTCGGACATATGGAGTACCGACTCAACAGAGACGACCCCAGGTATAAGCAGTTCAGGTTGAAAATGGCTGGGCAGAAATTGAAACAAG tcaaaattcTGCCGCAGTGCTTCGCAGACTTGATAAAACCAGATCCGGGATTGATAAGGGAGCGGCCGGACCCAATAGTTTACCGCTGCAAGAAGTGTCGCAGAATCGTTGCAAGCCAGAGTAACATAATACCTCACATTCCCAAGCAGGTCAAGGTGGAACTCGCCAAGAAGAACATGAGACCGCCGCCCAGTAAACACACAGGGTTGAACTGTGCAGAAAATGGACAATTGTTGATAGAGAAGTTGAAGAATCTGGCATGCCAGATGATGGAGAGCAAACTAACAGCCGATGATAGTCCAGGGAGGAGCGAGGAGAGTGGACAGGACAGCGACGGGGCAGCTCATGTATGGGTGGAATAT ACTGGTGACGAATATATGGAGCATAACGTAGATGGCGCCACGTGTCGCCTGGGACCCAACGTCTGTAGACTGATGTGGTTCGTGGAGCCGATGTCCTGGATGAAGGCCACCAGCTCGCCCCAGGGGAGACTCGCCTGTCCACAGTGCGGCGCCAAGATAGGCAGCTACAGCTGGGTCATGG GCTGTAAGTGTCCGTGTGGCCAGAAGGTGGCTCCAGCGTTCTACTTGGTGCCGTCCAAGGTGGAGTGGTCTAACATAGTACAAAATGTTCAAACAACTGTGTAA